The Spirochaeta isovalerica genome includes a window with the following:
- a CDS encoding PdxA family dehydrogenase, which translates to MDKTIAFMIGDPAGIGPEITVKCLRDYKIDENVRILLVGDKKSFDRALSITGSELNVEVVDEDRIDGAAGRYLFLDVPAGTEEIPFGSVSPVAGACVYESLKKIMKLIDEKKVGGFVFAPFNKEAMKLGGCPYSSELEMFKDHFHRQDVNGEINYLAPIWTNRVTSHIAVKDIASYIVKDRVMASILFLDEEMKRFGLKNPRIAVAALNPHGGEKGLFGTEEIEHIAPAVEQAASRGVDVSGPFPADTIFLRVRKGEFDGVLSMYHDQGQVATKLLGFDSGVTIHGGMPVAIATCAHGTAFDIAGTGKASANALTEALKVVLTSLEKED; encoded by the coding sequence ATGGATAAAACAATTGCATTTATGATTGGGGATCCCGCCGGTATCGGTCCGGAGATAACAGTCAAATGCCTCAGAGATTATAAAATTGATGAAAATGTCAGAATTCTCCTGGTCGGAGATAAAAAGAGTTTTGACAGAGCCCTGTCTATCACCGGTTCGGAGCTGAATGTTGAAGTTGTCGATGAAGACCGTATCGACGGAGCTGCCGGACGGTATCTCTTTCTCGATGTGCCTGCCGGCACTGAGGAAATCCCCTTCGGATCAGTTTCTCCCGTTGCAGGAGCTTGTGTTTATGAATCCCTTAAAAAAATCATGAAGCTCATTGATGAGAAAAAAGTCGGCGGTTTCGTCTTCGCTCCCTTTAATAAAGAGGCGATGAAGCTGGGAGGATGCCCTTATTCCAGTGAGCTTGAAATGTTCAAAGATCATTTCCATAGACAGGATGTAAATGGAGAGATCAATTATCTGGCACCGATATGGACCAACAGGGTGACAAGCCATATAGCGGTTAAAGATATAGCTTCTTATATTGTTAAAGACCGTGTTATGGCCTCCATCCTTTTTCTCGATGAGGAGATGAAGCGGTTCGGTTTGAAAAATCCCCGGATCGCCGTAGCAGCCCTCAATCCTCATGGAGGAGAGAAAGGCCTTTTCGGAACGGAAGAGATAGAGCATATCGCTCCTGCTGTGGAGCAGGCGGCATCCCGTGGTGTCGATGTTTCCGGGCCATTTCCCGCTGATACGATCTTTCTTCGCGTGAGAAAGGGGGAGTTTGACGGCGTTCTGTCCATGTATCACGATCAGGGGCAGGTCGCGACTAAACTATTGGGTTTTGATTCAGGCGTGACTATACACGGTGGCATGCCTGTCGCAATTGCCACCTGTGCTCACGGTACGGCTTTTGATATTGCCGGAACAGGTAAAGCCAGTGCCAACGCGTTGACCGAAGCTTTGAAAGTTGTTCTCACTTCTCTGGAAAAGGAGGATTGA
- a CDS encoding sugar phosphate isomerase/epimerase family protein, whose amino-acid sequence MAIKLGLAVAPENALMSAFVVFRDKLEVNLEKAARLGYDGVELALLHRDQVDLPSIKRHLKDTGLEIPMVSTGQIFADTGVNFTHPDRSRREKAVSDFLGLMEVASELGSMINIGRLRGMLKDGEPSEENFRQSMDRVLRRAGELGVIVALEPVNRYEINFLNTVDQCAEMIRSIGHDNLVMMPDIFHMNIEDPSIEGAFWKHSDLVGYVHLADTNRWAPGRGHMDFQSIFSALKGIGYEGYASVEILPYPEPDQAAYEAVSTLRKYL is encoded by the coding sequence ATGGCTATCAAATTAGGTCTGGCCGTGGCTCCGGAAAACGCCCTGATGTCGGCTTTCGTCGTCTTTCGGGATAAGCTGGAGGTGAATCTGGAGAAAGCGGCAAGGCTGGGTTACGATGGAGTGGAGCTGGCTCTCCTTCACCGGGACCAGGTTGATCTCCCGTCTATAAAAAGACATTTAAAAGATACTGGTCTTGAAATTCCCATGGTGTCCACCGGACAGATTTTCGCTGATACGGGTGTCAATTTTACTCATCCCGACAGAAGCAGACGGGAGAAGGCCGTGTCGGATTTTCTGGGTTTGATGGAAGTGGCCTCCGAGCTTGGAAGCATGATCAATATCGGCCGCCTCAGAGGGATGCTGAAAGATGGGGAACCTTCGGAAGAGAATTTTCGCCAGTCCATGGACCGCGTTCTGCGGAGAGCCGGGGAACTCGGAGTCATTGTCGCCCTCGAGCCGGTCAACCGCTATGAGATCAACTTTCTCAATACTGTTGATCAATGCGCCGAAATGATCCGGAGCATCGGGCATGATAATCTCGTCATGATGCCCGACATCTTTCATATGAATATCGAAGATCCCTCTATCGAAGGGGCTTTCTGGAAACATTCCGATCTTGTCGGCTATGTCCATTTGGCTGATACGAACCGATGGGCCCCCGGACGGGGTCATATGGATTTTCAGAGTATTTTCAGTGCATTGAAGGGGATCGGCTATGAAGGATATGCCTCTGTTGAAATACTCCCTTATCCCGAACCGGATCAGGCCGCTTACGAAGCTGTTTCCACGCTGAGGAAATATCTATGA